In a genomic window of Mycolicibacterium neoaurum VKM Ac-1815D:
- a CDS encoding SDR family NAD(P)-dependent oxidoreductase, with translation MTRWTTHHIPDQSGRTAVITGANTGLGFETAKALAEHGAHVVLAVRDTEKGKHAAAQLTGDVSVQELDLGSLESVRAAAAELRGAHERIDLLINNAGVMTPPKSTTADGFELQFGTNHLGHFALTGLLLDTLLDTPGSRIVTVSSNGHKMGGAIHFDDLQWERSYNRIGAYAQSKLANLMFTYELQRRLAPRGTTIAVAAHPGTSSTELARHLPSLARPVTELVTKVAAQPAADGALPTLRAATDPGVLGGQYYGPANLAQWRGAPVVVASSDRSYDVALQQRLWTVSEELTGVGFAV, from the coding sequence ATGACCCGCTGGACCACCCACCATATTCCCGACCAGAGCGGCCGCACGGCCGTCATCACCGGCGCCAACACCGGACTCGGGTTCGAGACCGCCAAGGCACTGGCCGAACACGGCGCGCACGTCGTCCTCGCGGTCCGCGATACCGAGAAGGGCAAGCACGCCGCCGCGCAGCTCACCGGTGACGTCAGCGTCCAGGAGCTCGATCTGGGCTCGCTGGAGTCGGTGCGCGCGGCCGCCGCCGAGCTGCGCGGGGCCCATGAGCGCATCGACCTGCTGATCAACAACGCGGGCGTGATGACCCCGCCGAAGAGCACGACCGCCGACGGTTTCGAACTGCAATTCGGCACCAACCATCTGGGTCACTTCGCGCTGACCGGCCTGCTGCTGGACACGCTGCTCGACACGCCGGGCTCGCGCATCGTCACCGTCAGCAGCAACGGCCACAAGATGGGCGGCGCCATCCACTTCGACGATCTGCAGTGGGAACGTTCCTACAACCGGATCGGCGCCTACGCCCAGTCCAAGCTCGCCAACCTGATGTTCACCTATGAACTCCAGCGCCGGCTCGCCCCGCGTGGCACCACGATCGCCGTCGCCGCCCATCCGGGCACCTCGAGCACCGAGTTGGCCCGCCATCTGCCCTCGCTCGCCAGGCCGGTCACCGAACTGGTCACCAAGGTCGCCGCGCAACCGGCCGCCGACGGAGCCCTGCCGACTTTGCGCGCTGCGACCGATCCCGGAGTGCTGGGCGGTCAGTACTACGGGCCCGCGAACCTGGCGCAATGGCGCGGCGCGCCGGTCGTCGTCGCCTCCAGCGACCGGTCCTATGACGTCGCCCTGCAGCAGCGCCTGTGGACGGTGTCCGAAGAGCTCACCGGGGTCGGCTTCGCGGTCTAG
- a CDS encoding TetR/AcrR family transcriptional regulator, which produces MRADAARNRARILQVAYETFAADGLGVPIDEIARRAGVGAGTVYRHFPAKEDLFRAVIADRIRTLVDQGRELAATDPGGGLYAFLKSMVLHWGAADRGLVDALAGMGIDANASMPEAEGDFLAMLADLVDAGQRAGTVRPDVTVPEVKALMVGCQAAQAYNPEAAGHVTDIVFDGLRPHLPSRRSQP; this is translated from the coding sequence ATGCGAGCCGATGCCGCCCGTAACCGCGCCCGGATCCTGCAGGTCGCCTACGAAACCTTCGCCGCCGACGGACTGGGGGTCCCCATCGACGAGATCGCCCGTCGTGCCGGCGTCGGGGCGGGCACCGTGTACCGACATTTCCCCGCCAAGGAGGACCTGTTCCGTGCGGTGATCGCCGACCGGATCCGGACGCTGGTAGACCAGGGCCGGGAGTTGGCCGCGACCGACCCCGGCGGCGGGCTGTACGCGTTCCTGAAGTCGATGGTGCTGCACTGGGGCGCGGCCGACCGCGGCCTCGTCGATGCACTCGCCGGGATGGGCATCGACGCGAATGCGTCGATGCCCGAGGCCGAAGGCGACTTCCTGGCGATGCTGGCCGATCTGGTCGACGCCGGCCAGCGGGCCGGCACGGTCCGCCCCGACGTCACGGTGCCCGAGGTCAAGGCACTGATGGTCGGCTGCCAGGCCGCCCAGGCCTATAACCCCGAGGCGGCCGGGCACGTGACCGACATCGTGTTCGACGGACTCCGTCCGCATTTGCCGTCACGCCGATCGCAACCGTAG
- a CDS encoding ABC transporter permease — protein sequence MATQIAEIPHARHALPWWRRPGVLRSIAPIALLVLWQLASQSGLLSAKILPAPSAVFEAGVSVLESGALADALLVSGQRALFGFVLGATAGIGFGILAGLSKIGEYAVDPPLQMLRTIPLFGLIPLFIIWFGIGEEPKVYLIALGVAFPLYLNTFAAIRQLDPKLVELGEVLGLSRGERLRHLVIPGALPQILVGMRQSLGIAWLSLIVAEQVNASAGLGYIINNAREFLRTDIVIFGLLVYGLLGLVTDAIVRRLESWALRWRPGVSR from the coding sequence ATGGCCACCCAGATCGCGGAGATTCCGCATGCCCGGCACGCGTTGCCGTGGTGGCGACGCCCCGGGGTCCTGCGCTCGATAGCGCCGATCGCACTGCTCGTGCTGTGGCAGCTGGCCAGTCAGAGCGGGTTGCTCTCGGCCAAGATCCTGCCCGCGCCGTCGGCGGTGTTCGAGGCGGGTGTCTCGGTCCTCGAGTCCGGAGCGCTCGCCGATGCCCTGCTGGTGTCCGGTCAACGGGCGCTGTTCGGATTCGTCCTGGGGGCGACGGCCGGAATCGGGTTCGGAATCCTGGCAGGCCTGTCGAAGATCGGTGAGTACGCCGTCGACCCGCCGCTGCAGATGCTGCGCACCATCCCGCTGTTCGGTCTGATCCCGCTGTTCATCATCTGGTTCGGGATCGGCGAGGAACCCAAGGTCTATCTGATCGCGCTCGGTGTCGCGTTCCCGCTGTATCTGAACACCTTCGCCGCCATCCGCCAGCTCGATCCCAAGCTCGTCGAACTCGGCGAGGTGCTCGGGCTGAGCCGCGGGGAACGGCTGCGCCATCTGGTCATCCCCGGTGCCCTGCCGCAGATCCTGGTCGGCATGCGGCAGAGCCTCGGCATCGCCTGGCTGTCGCTGATCGTGGCCGAGCAGGTCAATGCCAGTGCCGGACTGGGCTACATCATCAACAATGCCCGAGAATTCCTGCGCACCGACATCGTGATCTTCGGCCTGCTCGTCTACGGGCTGCTGGGTCTGGTGACCGACGCGATCGTGCGCCGGCTGGAGAGCTGGGCGCTGCGCTGGCGGCCGGGTGTGTCGCGATGA
- a CDS encoding ABC transporter ATP-binding protein yields MSAVVRGLTKRFDGRAVLDGIDLSVGRGEIVALVGRSGSGKSTLLRVLAGLSDDHDGHVDVHGTPTVVFQEPRLVPWLSVTRNVALGDPQRRRKRAAEENARRVLGEVGLSHRVDAWPLTLSGGEAQRAALARALVAEPTLLLLDEPFGALDALTRLAMHDLLLGLFAEHGFGVLLVTHDVAEAVTLADRVLILDEGRIAHTVDIDLPRPRSHASPEGAVLTARLLELLGVDVLQRQH; encoded by the coding sequence ATGAGCGCCGTCGTACGCGGGCTGACGAAGCGATTCGACGGGCGCGCGGTGCTCGACGGTATCGACCTGAGCGTGGGGCGCGGTGAGATCGTCGCCCTGGTGGGGCGCAGCGGATCCGGTAAATCGACCCTGCTGCGGGTGCTGGCCGGACTGTCCGACGACCACGACGGGCACGTCGACGTCCACGGCACCCCGACGGTGGTGTTCCAGGAACCGCGGCTGGTGCCGTGGCTGTCGGTGACCCGCAATGTCGCGCTCGGCGACCCGCAGCGGCGCCGCAAGCGTGCGGCCGAGGAGAACGCGCGACGTGTGCTCGGCGAGGTCGGCCTGTCCCATCGCGTCGATGCCTGGCCGTTGACGCTGTCCGGTGGTGAGGCCCAGCGGGCCGCGTTGGCCAGGGCTCTGGTCGCCGAGCCCACCCTGCTGCTGCTCGACGAACCGTTCGGTGCGCTGGACGCGCTGACCCGGCTGGCGATGCACGACCTGTTGCTCGGGTTGTTCGCCGAGCACGGTTTCGGGGTGCTGCTGGTGACCCACGATGTGGCCGAGGCCGTGACGTTGGCCGACCGCGTCCTGATCCTGGACGAGGGCCGCATCGCCCACACGGTCGACATCGACCTGCCGCGGCCGCGCAGCCATGCCTCCCCGGAGGGCGCCGTCCTCACGGCCCGACTGCTCGAACTGCTGGGCGTCGACGTCCTGCAACGACAACACTGA
- a CDS encoding ABC transporter substrate-binding protein: MKIASLLVALLMVLTACSGGSEKAAPAGPVDLSTVTLKVGDQRAISIEVLMKASGQLAALPYKVEFSTFTAGPPLVEAASAGGIHLAQVGNTPGVFGAAAGADIKFVGALQATGKGDAILVAKQSPVSGVADLKGKKVAVTKGSSANANLLLHLKKAGLGLADIEPVYVAPADGYAALTRGEVDAWAVWDPYTAIAEQEIGARIIAAADTAGNGYNFWVASTSALDDAGVSAAIADFLDRYAVATKWSEDNLDRWSADYAKLTDISPQASTITWTRSLKRPVPLSADVVASEQQIADAFAEAKEFPGAVDIADFVDDRFQGDGGR, from the coding sequence GTGAAGATCGCATCTCTGCTGGTGGCCCTGCTGATGGTGCTGACGGCCTGCTCGGGCGGCTCGGAGAAGGCCGCGCCTGCGGGACCCGTCGACCTGTCGACGGTGACGCTGAAGGTCGGCGACCAGCGCGCGATCTCGATCGAGGTGCTGATGAAGGCCTCCGGCCAGCTCGCCGCGCTGCCGTACAAGGTCGAGTTCTCCACCTTCACCGCGGGCCCGCCGCTGGTCGAGGCGGCCAGCGCGGGCGGTATCCACCTGGCCCAGGTCGGCAACACCCCTGGCGTGTTCGGCGCGGCGGCAGGCGCGGACATCAAGTTCGTCGGCGCGCTGCAGGCCACCGGTAAGGGAGACGCCATCCTGGTGGCCAAACAGTCGCCGGTGTCCGGGGTGGCCGACCTCAAGGGCAAGAAGGTCGCGGTCACCAAGGGCAGTTCGGCCAACGCCAACCTGCTGCTGCACCTGAAGAAGGCCGGCCTGGGTCTCGCCGATATCGAACCGGTGTACGTGGCACCCGCCGACGGTTATGCCGCGCTGACCCGCGGTGAGGTCGACGCGTGGGCGGTCTGGGATCCGTACACCGCGATCGCCGAGCAGGAGATCGGCGCGCGGATCATCGCGGCGGCCGACACCGCCGGCAATGGTTACAACTTCTGGGTCGCCTCGACGAGTGCGCTGGACGACGCGGGAGTGAGCGCGGCGATCGCCGACTTCCTGGATCGCTATGCCGTGGCGACGAAGTGGTCCGAGGACAATCTCGACAGGTGGTCGGCCGACTACGCGAAGCTGACCGACATCAGCCCGCAGGCCTCCACGATCACCTGGACCCGGTCTCTGAAACGGCCGGTCCCGCTCTCCGCCGACGTGGTGGCCTCCGAGCAGCAGATCGCCGATGCGTTCGCCGAGGCCAAGGAGTTCCCCGGCGCGGTCGACATCGCCGATTTCGTCGACGACCGCTTCCAGGGCGACGGCGGCCGGTGA
- the groL gene encoding chaperonin GroEL (60 kDa chaperone family; promotes refolding of misfolded polypeptides especially under stressful conditions; forms two stacked rings of heptamers to form a barrel-shaped 14mer; ends can be capped by GroES; misfolded proteins enter the barrel where they are refolded when GroES binds), whose translation MAKTIAYDEEARRGLERGLNALADAVKVTLGPKGRNVVLEKKWGAPTITNDGVSIAKEIELEDPYEKIGAELVKEVAKKTDDVAGDGTTTATVLAQALVREGLRNVAAGANPLGLKRGIEKAVAAVTERLLSTAKEVETKEQIAATAGISAGDQSIGDLIAEALDKVGNEGVITVEESNTFGLQLELTEGMRFDKGYISGYFVTDAERQEAVLEDPYILLVSSKVSTVKDLLPLLEKVIQSGKPLLIIAEDVEGEALSTLVVNKIRGTFKSVAVKAPGFGDRRKAILQDIAILTGGQVISEEVGLSLETADLALLGQARKIVVTKDETTVVEGAGDSDAIAGRVAQIRAEIENSDSDYDREKLQERLAKLAGGVAVIKAGAATEVELKERKHRIEDAVRNAKAAVEEGIVAGGGVALLQSAPALDELKLEGDEATGANIVRVALSAPLKQIAFNGGLEPGVVAEKVSNLPDGHGLNAATNVYEDLLAAGVADPVKVTRSALQNAASIAALFLTTEAVVADKPEKASAPAGDPTGGMGGMDF comes from the coding sequence ATGGCCAAGACAATTGCGTATGACGAAGAGGCCCGCCGTGGTCTCGAGCGTGGGCTGAATGCCCTCGCCGACGCCGTAAAGGTGACGCTGGGCCCCAAGGGCCGCAACGTCGTCCTGGAGAAGAAGTGGGGCGCCCCCACGATCACCAACGATGGTGTGTCCATCGCCAAGGAGATCGAGCTGGAGGACCCGTACGAGAAGATCGGCGCAGAGCTGGTCAAAGAGGTCGCCAAGAAGACCGATGACGTCGCGGGTGACGGCACCACCACCGCCACCGTTCTCGCCCAGGCCCTGGTTCGCGAAGGTCTGCGCAACGTCGCGGCCGGCGCCAACCCCCTCGGCCTGAAGCGTGGCATCGAGAAGGCCGTCGCGGCAGTCACCGAGCGCCTGCTCTCGACCGCCAAAGAGGTCGAGACCAAGGAGCAGATCGCTGCCACCGCGGGTATCTCCGCCGGTGACCAGTCGATCGGTGACCTGATCGCCGAGGCGCTGGACAAGGTCGGCAACGAGGGTGTCATCACCGTCGAGGAGTCGAACACCTTCGGCCTGCAGCTGGAGCTCACCGAGGGTATGCGCTTCGACAAGGGCTACATCTCGGGTTACTTCGTGACCGACGCCGAGCGGCAGGAAGCCGTCCTGGAGGATCCCTACATCCTGCTGGTCAGCTCGAAGGTCTCGACCGTCAAGGACCTGCTGCCGCTGCTGGAGAAGGTCATCCAGTCCGGCAAGCCGTTGCTGATCATCGCCGAGGACGTCGAGGGCGAAGCCCTGTCGACCCTGGTGGTCAACAAGATCCGTGGCACCTTCAAGTCCGTCGCCGTCAAGGCCCCGGGCTTCGGTGACCGCCGCAAGGCGATCCTGCAGGACATCGCGATCCTGACCGGTGGCCAGGTCATCAGCGAAGAGGTCGGCCTCTCGCTGGAGACCGCTGACCTCGCCCTGCTGGGCCAGGCCCGCAAGATCGTCGTCACCAAGGACGAGACCACCGTCGTCGAGGGTGCCGGTGATTCCGACGCCATCGCCGGTCGCGTGGCCCAGATCCGTGCCGAGATCGAGAACAGCGACTCCGACTACGACCGCGAGAAGCTGCAGGAGCGCCTGGCCAAGCTGGCCGGTGGCGTTGCCGTCATCAAGGCCGGCGCTGCCACCGAGGTGGAGCTCAAGGAGCGCAAGCACCGCATCGAGGACGCCGTCCGCAACGCGAAGGCTGCCGTCGAAGAGGGCATCGTCGCCGGTGGCGGCGTGGCCCTGCTGCAGTCGGCTCCGGCCCTGGATGAGCTGAAGCTCGAGGGTGACGAGGCGACCGGTGCCAACATCGTGCGCGTCGCGCTGTCGGCTCCGCTGAAGCAGATCGCCTTCAACGGTGGTCTGGAGCCGGGCGTCGTCGCCGAGAAGGTGTCGAACCTGCCCGACGGTCACGGCCTGAACGCCGCGACCAACGTGTACGAGGACCTGCTGGCCGCCGGCGTTGCCGACCCGGTCAAGGTCACCCGCTCGGCGCTGCAGAACGCGGCGTCCATCGCGGCGCTGTTCCTCACCACCGAGGCCGTCGTCGCCGACAAGCCGGAGAAGGCGTCCGCACCTGCGGGCGACCCGACCGGTGGCATGGGCGGTATGGACTTCTAA
- a CDS encoding endonuclease domain-containing protein translates to MAGIERALAANGGVLSAAQLRAAGVARPPTWMLLRRGWYASPSADPQVVRAVSAGGVLGCTSALRLGRVWILDPALHVRYSKRARRPGVRSCHPYRLDPPIVAAVDPIDIAVASAANCLDAEQLVIVLDSMLNKRMIEMADARSIVAASPFARLNLAERCDARSESGTETIIRLRLRALGVRLRTQVDIPGVGRVDFLLGRRLIIEADSREHHLPKYQNDRTRDRVATSLGFLVIRLTYEDVVYRWDVVIEDILAVIRRRVHRGPTQCSVDSAVVDI, encoded by the coding sequence GTGGCCGGAATCGAGCGTGCCCTCGCGGCGAACGGCGGGGTGCTGTCGGCGGCACAATTACGTGCGGCAGGGGTAGCGCGACCGCCGACCTGGATGCTGCTCCGGCGCGGTTGGTACGCCAGCCCGTCTGCGGATCCGCAGGTGGTTCGGGCCGTATCGGCCGGCGGCGTCCTCGGCTGCACCTCGGCGCTGCGCCTGGGTCGAGTCTGGATCCTCGATCCGGCGCTACACGTGCGCTATTCCAAACGTGCGCGCCGCCCGGGCGTGCGGTCCTGCCACCCCTACCGCCTGGACCCACCGATCGTCGCCGCCGTCGACCCGATCGACATCGCAGTGGCCTCGGCGGCCAATTGCCTCGACGCCGAGCAGCTCGTGATCGTGTTGGACTCGATGCTGAACAAGCGGATGATCGAGATGGCCGACGCACGGTCGATCGTGGCCGCGTCCCCTTTTGCGCGTCTGAACCTCGCCGAGCGATGTGATGCCAGGAGTGAGTCGGGCACCGAGACGATCATCCGATTACGGCTGCGTGCCCTCGGCGTCCGCCTCCGGACCCAAGTGGACATTCCCGGCGTCGGGCGGGTCGACTTTCTGCTGGGCCGTCGACTCATCATCGAAGCGGACAGCCGCGAGCACCATCTCCCGAAGTATCAGAACGACCGAACCAGGGACAGGGTCGCAACGAGCCTGGGGTTCTTGGTGATTCGACTGACCTATGAGGATGTTGTCTACCGCTGGGACGTGGTGATCGAAGACATTCTGGCCGTCATCCGCCGCCGCGTGCATCGCGGCCCGACGCAATGTTCCGTTGACAGCGCCGTCGTGGATATATAG
- a CDS encoding N-acyl-D-amino-acid deacylase family protein gives MTYEGDAKTFDLVIRGGTIVDGLGGEPYVGDIAIADGIIRAIGAVDGPGDREIDATGLHVTPGFVDLHTHYDGQAIWSDRMTPSSAHGVTTAVMGNCGVGFAPCRPEDHDTLVDVMAGVEDIPGVVMVDGLPWTWETFPEFLDALDSRQRDIDVAAFLPHSPLRVYVMGKRGVNRELPTPEDLAMMRKLAEEAVRAGAVGFASSRLTLHKTAGGQPIPSYEAQHAEIEAIARGVDDAGGGLLQFVPDLLAGDYEGALKAVFDVAAEVGLPVTFTLAIGNAGPPLHLDALRMVEKANAQAGPDGPSVTGQIFPRPIGLVLGLELSGNPFVMYPSYREIADLPLAERVALMRTPDVRARILTDTPAADGHPLMFAAQAWDYMYPLGDPPNYEPSPQDSIGARARARGVDPLEEAYDRLLDDDGHAMLLVTLANFRDHSLDTVAELIQRDDIVLGLGDGGAHYGMICDASFPTYMLTHWVRDRPSGRLPLPQVIRELTAVPARIAGMADRGRLAVGYKADVNILDTAAMRLHRPTVRADLPAGGRRLDQAAEGYVATIVSGEVIAEHGVPTAARPGRLVRGRQEAPIA, from the coding sequence ATGACATATGAGGGCGACGCGAAGACATTCGATCTGGTCATCCGCGGCGGCACCATCGTCGACGGGCTGGGCGGTGAGCCCTATGTCGGGGACATCGCCATCGCCGACGGCATCATCCGCGCGATCGGTGCCGTCGACGGCCCCGGCGACCGCGAGATCGATGCCACCGGATTGCACGTCACGCCCGGATTCGTCGACCTGCACACCCATTACGACGGGCAGGCCATCTGGAGCGACCGTATGACACCCTCCTCGGCGCACGGTGTCACCACCGCGGTGATGGGCAACTGCGGTGTCGGGTTCGCGCCGTGTCGGCCCGAGGACCACGACACGCTGGTCGACGTCATGGCCGGCGTCGAGGACATCCCGGGCGTGGTCATGGTCGACGGCCTGCCCTGGACGTGGGAGACCTTCCCCGAGTTCCTCGACGCGCTGGATTCGCGACAGCGGGATATCGATGTCGCCGCCTTCCTGCCGCACTCCCCGTTGCGGGTCTACGTGATGGGCAAGCGCGGGGTGAACCGTGAGCTTCCCACCCCCGAGGATCTGGCCATGATGCGCAAGCTGGCCGAGGAGGCCGTCCGCGCCGGCGCCGTCGGATTCGCCTCGTCGCGACTGACACTGCACAAAACCGCGGGCGGACAACCCATTCCGAGTTATGAGGCGCAGCACGCCGAGATCGAGGCCATCGCCCGCGGTGTCGACGATGCCGGTGGCGGGCTGCTGCAGTTCGTGCCCGACCTTCTGGCCGGCGACTACGAGGGTGCATTGAAGGCCGTCTTCGACGTCGCCGCCGAGGTCGGGTTGCCGGTGACCTTCACCCTGGCGATCGGCAACGCCGGCCCACCGCTGCATCTGGATGCCCTGCGGATGGTCGAGAAGGCCAATGCGCAGGCAGGCCCGGACGGACCTTCGGTCACCGGGCAGATCTTCCCGCGCCCCATCGGCCTGGTGCTCGGCCTGGAGCTCTCGGGCAACCCGTTCGTGATGTACCCGTCCTACCGGGAGATCGCCGACCTGCCGCTGGCCGAGCGGGTTGCGCTGATGCGCACACCCGACGTGCGCGCACGTATCCTCACCGACACACCGGCCGCGGACGGACACCCCTTGATGTTCGCCGCCCAGGCCTGGGACTACATGTACCCACTCGGCGATCCACCCAATTACGAACCCTCGCCGCAGGATTCGATCGGTGCGCGGGCCAGGGCCCGCGGTGTCGATCCCCTCGAAGAAGCCTATGACCGGCTGCTCGACGACGACGGACACGCCATGCTGCTGGTGACGCTGGCCAACTTCCGCGACCATTCCCTGGACACGGTGGCCGAACTGATCCAGCGCGATGACATCGTGCTCGGCCTCGGCGACGGTGGCGCCCATTACGGGATGATCTGCGATGCAAGCTTTCCCACTTACATGCTGACCCATTGGGTGCGCGACAGGCCCTCCGGTCGGCTGCCGTTGCCGCAGGTGATCCGCGAGTTGACCGCGGTACCCGCGCGGATCGCCGGGATGGCCGACCGGGGCAGGCTGGCGGTCGGTTACAAGGCCGATGTGAACATCCTCGACACCGCCGCCATGCGGTTGCACCGCCCGACGGTCAGGGCGGATCTGCCCGCCGGCGGTCGCCGACTCGACCAGGCCGCCGAGGGTTATGTCGCCACGATCGTGTCCGGGGAGGTCATCGCCGAGCACGGCGTGCCGACGGCGGCGCGGCCCGGGCGACTGGTCCGCGGCCGGCAGGAGGCGCCGATCGCATGA
- a CDS encoding VOC family protein produces the protein MIDHFGINCADWERSKAFYDKVLGVLGFTRQMDFDVAIGYGVEGKPDFWISDMNSGEATGPNRETHIAFQAADIDAVRAFHDAALEAGAESLHAPRLWPEYHPGYFGAFVRDPDGNNVEAVFHGAA, from the coding sequence GTGATAGATCACTTTGGAATCAACTGCGCGGATTGGGAGCGGTCGAAGGCCTTCTACGACAAGGTGCTCGGCGTGCTGGGGTTCACCCGGCAGATGGATTTCGATGTCGCGATCGGCTACGGCGTCGAGGGCAAGCCCGACTTCTGGATCTCCGATATGAACTCGGGGGAGGCGACGGGCCCGAACCGGGAGACACATATCGCGTTCCAGGCCGCCGACATCGATGCGGTGCGCGCGTTCCACGACGCGGCACTGGAGGCCGGTGCGGAGTCGCTGCACGCACCCCGGCTGTGGCCCGAGTATCACCCCGGTTACTTCGGGGCGTTCGTCCGTGATCCGGACGGCAACAACGTCGAGGCGGTGTTCCACGGTGCCGCTTAG
- a CDS encoding mycothiol transferase, with translation MSDAARELLRDAFTRLIEHADEVTDGLSDEVSSWQPVPGANSIAWLVWHSARGQDLQVCDIAGTEQIWIRDGWRERFALDLPGNDMGYGHTPDEVAKVRAPADLLAGYYHAVHKMSLEYIATVDDAELGRIVDDGWDPPVTASARLVSIVDDCAQHLGQAKYIRGTLRSD, from the coding sequence ATGTCTGATGCTGCGAGGGAATTGCTGCGCGACGCCTTCACCCGGCTCATCGAGCATGCCGACGAGGTGACCGACGGGCTGTCCGACGAGGTCTCGTCCTGGCAGCCGGTGCCCGGGGCCAACAGCATCGCATGGCTGGTGTGGCACAGCGCCCGGGGCCAGGATCTGCAGGTGTGCGATATCGCCGGCACCGAGCAGATCTGGATCCGCGACGGGTGGCGGGAACGGTTCGCGCTGGACCTGCCCGGCAACGACATGGGGTACGGGCATACGCCGGATGAGGTGGCCAAGGTGCGCGCCCCGGCCGATCTGCTCGCCGGCTACTACCACGCCGTGCACAAGATGAGTCTGGAGTACATCGCGACCGTCGATGACGCCGAACTGGGCCGCATCGTCGACGACGGGTGGGACCCGCCGGTGACGGCATCAGCGCGACTGGTCAGCATCGTCGACGATTGTGCGCAGCACCTCGGTCAGGCCAAGTACATCCGCGGCACGCTCCGGTCGGACTGA